The following nucleotide sequence is from Lathamus discolor isolate bLatDis1 chromosome Z, bLatDis1.hap1, whole genome shotgun sequence.
TATTGACAGATTTCTGCTGGAACTGTTAGGATTGTTACGTGACAAAAAGTGAAATTTAGGAttaacaaaaccacacaagGATAGATAACAAAGCGTTTGgtagctattttaaaatatctcatGGCAGTAAAAAATGGAACagcatttgtttcagaaaaaaagagcttcATGTGGCAAATTTTTATATAGTGTACTGGGGTCAGCAGTGCTTCACAAACTAAAATGTGGCCCACTGATCACGCACATGCTTACCTCTTGCATGCTCTCTAGAGTACTAATTTAAAATTTACAATGCACTACATACTTTTGTGCAGGGTGAGACACGGAGTAAGGAGAAAATGCACCCTCCTTCACCGCCATTTTTGTCACAATTAAAGGAATAAGACATACATAACCTGACAGATGAAAGCTTCGTATACTCACATCGCCATCTAGTGGCCTCTGGTCGTCAGAGTCCCTGGTTGGGCTGATGTCCTGCCTCATCACCCAGATAGGCTCCTTAGGTTCATCAGGGGTATAAGGAGAACGGATGGTCCTCGTCTTCACTTCCTCAATAGCCTCTTTAATATCCTTGATGGCCAATGAAATTGCATCTCTCTTTTCCTTACTGTACCTCTGTACAGATTCTCCTGAGCTGGATGTAACTCGAGAGCCAGCTGGGAGATGGCCATTACTTTCATGCCCATCACCAGCAAGAGCATGACCATGCTTCAaactctgctctgcctctggcATGTCTTCAGCTGCCTTGTCTAAGCTCTGGGAGCTCATGCTCTGCTTCACCTCTGCTACAATCTGATCAATATCCTCCTCTTGTTCATAACTATCCATTCTTGGGTAGGGTGCAAATTCTGCCTCCTTCTCAGGGCTGTCAGACTCTCCATCAGACCGTTCATCATAATGGTGGAGGCGGGCACCAAGTGCCTCCTTGCGGTAATTATCGGCTTCCTCCCTTTCCCGCTCATACTGTTGGATACCCTCTCTAGCATCAAGGTCTGGTGTATCTCCTATCTCCTCATATACATGCTCCTGCAGTCCGTAGTCAGCATAAGGCTCAGCATACTGTTCATCTTCTCCCCGGTGGAAGAGCCGATGTGTGTAGACATAACCCGAGTAGGCTGCATTCATGGCTTCCTCGTGTTCGATGGAATGGAAATGCAAGTGATTAGGCAATGTTTGATTATGAATGGCCTCACCATGCTCAGCCTCAGCATTCTCCGTGTACTCTTCAGACTCAGGCCTGTACTGCACGGCATATGCGCTCTCGTCCTCATTTTCCTGAACTCTTTCTGTGTCGTAACTGTCCTCCACTGTGGCTATCACATCGCCTTCTGCAGTATCTGTGTGATTGTGGAAACCACTCTCAGTGCTGGCTGACCGAGCTaacattccttcctcctcctgcccagaCAGGCCTCCTTGGCTGCTGTTTGTATGTCTTGGGTAGCGAGTTACATACCGCTGTTCCTCTTCCACCTCTGAGTGCTCCAGATCAGCCTCCACTGATTCGTTCACTGCTCCATTTGCTGGCTCTTCACTTACCTCCCCCACAGGCGGACCAACCAAATGGTTCATGGCAAATTCTGGTGGGCAGGTCACTTACTGTATTGACATTTTGTCTAtcacagctgaaaagaaataaaaaaaaaataaaacatttgacgttattcttaaaaaaaaaaaaaagcggaGTCAATGAACACAAGCAACAAAAGGcacccttccttccccagcagacAAACATTCCACTTTATGAGCTCTGAAGTCAGGTAAGAACCAGCACAACAGTATAACCCCCCATGTAAATgatctccagcagcaggaagcaaCAGCGATCCCCTGCAGGACTGCACTTCTGACTTCTGTGTACAAATTCTTTGTGGAAGAATCACTTCCAAGCAACGTGATAACGTGATGGAGACGCTTCCAGTGACTGCTCTGGCATTTCAATGTCATTGGCAGGTGCATGTAAGAAAAGCTAAGTCTGGCCAGCGGCTCAATCATGGTAGAGTTATGACAGAAACATTCCACCCTTGCTCCACCTCTGCCTACAGCTCACTAATTCGATGCAAGGGAAGGATGCTCTAATGTAAAATGACAGATTTAGTCCCATCACAGGAGTCTGCTATTGCTCAGATACATGACAGCTATGCATACTACCCTTCTACAGTATGGTATCTTTGGCTGAGATAGTCACCCTATGCACTCaacattagaaataaaaatgtactcTCAAAGTATCTGAAGCACCTGTTCCTTCTCCCTAGGGAAGCATAAGACAACTAGATACAACACAGTTACCATCATGCAATGTATCTATAATCACTTCAATATTCTTAACCATGACCACATTGAGTGTAGTGAGGCATCTTAACCTTGCTGACTTTGAGAAAAAGATTGTATAATAACTAGAGATGTCTGCCAGTAATAATAGGCCATAAAAAAAGGCCACAGACACAGCAGAACTCCCTAAGAATTCAGATTAGCTTCTAGAAGTTTCCTGGAATAAACAGGCCTACCTAGGTCAGAATGCTTAATTTTTATGTAAAAGCTTCAGCAATTTTGAAGCTTGcctatgtttttaaaatgtagtgtcataaaaaggacattttaTGTCCTTTTAAGGCCCTGAGTTAAGCCACATGTCTGTAAGTAAAATACAGGTCTGGCATGCGACTTAGTGGTAAGTACTAAAAGAAAAGATAACTTATGGAAGAGTTATAACTTGAAGGATCTATAAAAGATCAATTGGTCAATTACcaattacaaaaataatgtgATGCAAAATAGAACATGAACTAAATCTACTGAACTGAGGCAAGGAAGCTCAGGTGGCACTTTGCCAACCAGCTGAGTGCTGTGCAAAAAGGCTGTGGGAATAACTTCCTGTGGCAAGAAAGCAACAGTAATTTCAGTTGCTCTCTATTAGGAAAGTCAACCTGAAGGCAAGACTAGATGGGAATTACACTAGGCTTCCACAGAAAATTCAGTAGGTGCAGCTTCCAGCTCAGCTAACCCTCCTTGTCTTTGTCACACCTCATATTTTAGCCTTTAAAGCTTAGaagccttggaaaaaaaaaaaaaaagggaaaaaaaaatatcctgacCCTTGCTCCAGACAGAtcctttaattttcagaagcagctcaTACACAGTTTTTGCAAATCCAGCATGCTGTGTTTGACCTCTAAGACTTGCCTTTCCCACCCTCATCACAGGGGAGAAAAATGTACAGTATGTGATACAGCATATATAAAAGTGCAATTATAAAATAATACCTAATAAATAGCATGAACTGAACAGATAAAGATGTTCTATACAAATTAAtcctttttctattaaaaaactCAGTTTGTTTCTTCTAGAATGTGTGTTAGTAAGAAGCCTTCACTGACAAGGTaagttttttttccagctaagACATTCAGGTCTATATGCAATGCTATGCCACGACTAACAAACCAAACACTCTCCCCACTGCAGCATATGATATATTTAAGTAAACAGGAACAACAGTATTGGAGAgctttcctttttaagccttcaGAAGGAAGGGTGAAGATGCCAAGGCATAACAGCTCTTTGAAAAGTCCATTCCAAGCAGGATTACCTGCTCCATTGAAGTAAGTCATAAAATTTCTATTGCTTTGCAAATAGACAAGAGTTAGGCTAAAATTAGGTCTGTTTAGAATTAGGTCTGTTTAGGTCTGTTAGgtctgtttaaaaatactagCTTAAATGTGTTGCATTCAAAGTAGCCCCTAACTCGCACCCATCGAAAAAAGGCAGTACTACTTGAGAGAAATGAAGTTGTatgtaaacccaggacaatgaccAATTTTCTGAAATCTTTTATGTATCCTGCCACATCTTTAACTTAGAATTACAggagggtttgggttggaagggaccttaaagctcatctagttccaaccgccctgccatgggcaaggacatcttccactagaccaggctgctcaaagccccgtccaacctggctttgaacactgctagggatggggcagccacagcttctctgggcaagctgtgccagcacctcaccaccctcacagtaaagagcttcttcctaatatctaatctaaatctcccctctgctggcttaaagccattcccccttgccctgtcacaacatgcccttgcaaaaagtccctcttcagatttcctGTGGGCCCACTtaaggtactggaaggctgctctaaggtctccccagagcctaaCAGGTCCATATCTTTCCTATGTTGGGGGGCCCAGAGAAAATACGAATGCTATTGGGAGCTAATTATCTAAAGTtagaaaagaaggtaaaattCAAATATATGAAGACTAGCTATACCTCAAGTCAAGTAAGGTATCAAATGCCACAACATTTACAACACCAAAAGTTCTGACaatttctgaaattttgtgaACCTGTTTTAGAAGTTTCAGTACATGCTCTTAACATAATGCATATTATGGACAGATAGTGTTAGTGGTATGTCTAGCTGTGAGAAACAAATTATAGAGATTATAAACCATACAAAATATTGCTAAAAACACTTGAGAGCCCcaacattttccttttacaaaCTGAAGGTTTCCAAAGTTCCATGTGTGAAATTGTTCAATTTGAAGAATGACCTCAGGTTAATTTCAGATATTGAAAAGTTCAAAGGTGTGCCTTTTGAGGGGATGAAGAGGAAACTTTAAGCTTTACTTGAagctttttactgaaaaaaatcctcttcTCTTTGCCCTTCCCCCACtaatttcaatttaatttaactttttaattttgtaagtaaaaaaatactattatcaaatgtattttgaaaaaaaaccccaaacataaaTTTTACTtgctaggaaaaaaatgcttactTATAGAAGTATAGGTTTGAAAAAATGTCCCAATGTCACCTAAGCCCCAACATACTTCAATGAAAAGTAAACTTCTAAGTCTACATTAACTTGACTGTTTAGCAATCAGTCCTTAGGACAGTAATTTACAGAATCACCTGTTAAAGTTGGGTATTAGAAGCACTAAGTCCCTTTACATATATGGTAGCTGCAAGACTACTaaacttcacatttttttaatccttaGTAGCACTTCCCTCAAGTAAATACAAGGTCTGCCTGATTTTGCTCACCAGGCCTTCCATAAGCACTTTATTTCCAGCAAGCAATCAAAAATCAATAACCTACATAAAATGCCACAGACAGACGAGAACTTAAGCAAGAGAGGTCATCTGACCTTGGAAATAAAGACACAGCACCCATCTGAAAGATATTATACTCTCATATTAATTACTCTGAACAGCAGCTGTGCTCCAGTAATCAAATATACACAGGAAAGTGCTCTGTAAGCACTCCTAGCTTTGCACTCAGGGCTTGATGGATGAATCTGCCTTCAAAACAGACAAATCAGAGGTTGATTACTACTGCAACCAGCTCTTTGCTGAAGGTTAAACTACCTTCCTGcctgtaaagaagaaaaattaaacatctCCACATATTTCGGAAGCAACATGAATACAAAGCTGGAAGTTTCAGGATTTTTCACTGCtactttatattaaaaaaaaaagaaaagaaaaaaaaacagtatttaaaacacCACGAAGAGGCATACTATTACCTCAGAGCATGACCACAACACCTACCCCTGTTGCTACTCAGGAAAATACGTGTAagaataaaagatgaaaatgtgACTCTTCAGCTTCCAAtttgttatttgttttccaagtaTGTATAACATGTATAATCGTTTGCTTTCTTGTGCATGCAGGCAGaaatgaagcttttaaaaaattattattatttccaatACACTTTTTAGAGTTTACTGCATAAGAGCATTATGCATTGTATTTTCACAGTCTAATACTGACTTTTTGGAATGAAAGATCACACTATTGACAGCTATGTGTACTATTGTTAGCGTCTCAAAACAAAAGCCGTGTATACCATGTGGAACCAAGACTACATGCACACTTTTTTTGGTTACATATGGGATAACGAGGTAATTCAGCTAAGGAAGGGACCACAGGAGGTCTCCATTCCAAGCCCTgcccaaaacacaaacaactcTAACTGTCTTTAACACAAGGGCTACAGTCCCACCATCTTGGTGGCCGTTGTTCCTCTCCAACCAGTTTTTCAGTGTCATTCCTGTATCTGGGACCCAAAGGGAAGGCAGTACCCTTGTGGGGTCTGATAGGCACCAAGCAGAGAGGTCAGCCCCTGCCTTCCCCTGGCTCTCAGGCCATATCCTGCTCACACTACCCAGGTGCCCCTGTCCCTTTTATTCCTTGCCATGGCCATGTCCCACGCTGCTCCTTGGCCTCAAGAGCCCCAGCCTCTAGCATTGCAAGACCTATTTACATACATACATCTTTGAAATGAATCTTTTAATTTCTAAGAAGCTTAACTGTTTTATCTTGCTTTTCAGAACTCTTTCAAGACAAAAGGTAGTATGCCAGTTGAGTGTGTAACCAAAAATAGTTTAGTCTTCTCTAAAAAACTTTGGACATATATACACCGATGTCTTCCATAAAAATATTGATACGCTTTGAATATATTTACCCATAATTACAGGTCACATTAGAAGCACAGAGACCTCTGGCTAACTTTGCAAAGGCATCCCATAACCAAATAGAGGTTGTCTCAGCACATTCTGTGAGGCATTTCACAAAGCTCCTATTTTCCAGACTCTAGCAATACACCAGTGTTTCCCTTGAACAGACAGTTATCTCAGCAAGACATATGAACACAAgttacatttcagaaaaaaacaacacagttTTTTAGCAAACACATGTTTTTGAAACACATCTTCAAAatctttagggtttttttaagagccCCTATGGTATAAAATGGCTGAGAATTCAACAACATATGCAATGCCCCCTTGAAGAGAATTCCTCACCTCTCCTGTGTTAGGTAACTCTTTTCTGAGCTGTAACCTGCTTGGGAAACCTGAGTGCTTCTGCTGCCATGTGCTACGTAAGCTCATCCAAAACagcctaaaaaaaccccagatccCTGTGAAACATATGCTTCTTGCTAGTCGAATGAAAGCACACCTGGAAAGTGACACTAACATCCcaccacatgcacacacatacacacatcaTTTCATATTGACGAGGCTGAACTATGAACACTCCTAATACTGTAACTGTAAATCAGAAAAGGTGCATGCACAATACTGCTCTACATACAAATTTTTCTACAAGTGCTTCTGGAATCCTTGTTTCACTCTAGTATTTTAAACAAGTTAAACACATTCATTTCAACACTGTACATTGCctttaatattttctgcaaAGTCTTTTACTGCAATTTGGTTCATAATAACCTTGGAAGCTTCCATTCCTGAGTCCCAGAGCTGCTTCTGAACTCAGCAGAAGCAAAGTTTAAAACACAAACTGCTGTTTAAAGCTCAACAGAAGAGCCTTTTGTTTTTTAGTAAGGTATGCAAGTTTCAAAAGGAGGTAGCTTTTACCTGAATCCACCTTTTCTGACCACAACTAGCCTAAGAGAGCACACAGGTccttaacaaaaaataaagaaatactgtTATTAAAATAGAAGTGAGCTGTACACCAGCCCATCTTAGACTAACCCTTTTTCTTATCCTGTGTCTATTATGTTGCTTTTATCATTGACTCTGCTGGTCATCAGCTGTTCAGTGTCTCAGGTTCAGTGGAACTggaaactatttttatttccccttctcccGACCCCCTAGATGTTAAAGTCAATTAAAGAAGTTAATTTGAATTTCTGCTTCCAGTTTTAAAATTGTTTACATCAGCTCCTAATTATCTTATTAAATTGAACTGgctaaataattaaataaatctgAACATGTCACACAACATGTGTTGTGGAGTCTGGACATGTCATCACTCCCTGAAGAATAGATAACAGACTACTAGGACCATATCACATTTTTGCTCAACAGCATTTTTAACTCTCAATTTTTTAATCCTAGGTACCTGCTTTTAGTTTTGAACTTTTTGTTTTGATAACACAACTTCACTCTTGCTGCATAACTTCAAAAGCACATTCCCATTCCATCTACCACAGCACATAAGCTGATGAAGCTACAGAagaccaattaaaaaaaacaaaacaaaaaccaattCATCTGATAACTGTTTGTACAACTTTTCATAACATCTGAAAAGTACTTTAGGAATAAATGCTAAATTATTATATTTACAAATTTAACAGCTTattgaaaatagaaattatttactgcCTATGCAAATCACCTCTACCTGGTTTTAACAGGGGTTTTAAACAGGTAAGAAGCAGCATTATTAAACTGAACATctggggggcaggagggaggggaaataAAATTAGTTTCCAGTTCCACTGAACTTGAGACACTGAAGAGCTGATGAGCAGTACACAGacaacaatgaaaacaaagtaacAGACAcaggataagaaaaaaaaacagctccTTTATTTCCTGCCCCCAGGCCTCCTTTTCCAGGCCCCTGCTTGCTcccaagaaaagaaaggggagcTGAGAGAAACCTGTACCTGACACAGAAGAACACAAAACTTTTGTTAACAGTAAACAGATCTAGAGTCATCAGAGTCAATGAGCtctcaaagaaatattttttttccccttccaatTCTCATCTTGTTCAAAACTAAAATTTAAACTTGAACAAGAAACACCATGCAATAACCTTAAACAGAGAGAGGCCAGATCTCTTAATGCTTCAAGGCACTGTAGAGAGAAAGTGTTCTGATGAGAAAAGGTACAGACCCTTCCATCCACCTTTTAATACTAAAGTCCTGCCAATCAATGAAAGAAATGAGACAATGGGCTCCAGGAGTACTTGAAGCCATCCATCTACTGCCAGAAGAAGGTTAACTGGTAATATGGCCCAACAGAAGACATGAACTAAGAGCAGTAGAAAAATCCTGACAAGGATCCATAGGCAATCTCTGCAGTGAGGTACAATAACTAGACACAGTAGACCaaagacacttaaaaaaaaaattaatatcaaATCCCAGACTGTAATTCATTGAGGGAATAAATCTGACTGCTCTCAGCAACCAGAATACTTAGGCATCATAAATAAAATTCCTACAAGAGCGAAACTAAGGAAATTTGGGGTTCTCTTTCATTCTGTTGTGATTGTCTGACAGGTTACTGCTGGGTTTATTCCTGGGAGTATTATGGATGCACCTTTAATTAGTGTTCAGATAATCTAAAATTTTGACCATTGGAATTGTTACTCTGGTATTTAAAGCATGGTTACTAATAAAATCCATCTCcaaacaagaaagagaaatagaaatagtATATAAGTAAAGCCAAAGCATAACATTTAGGATCGATATTACAATGTGAGACTAGCTTCAGTCTCTTAAGTACAATTAGTAGAAATAAATCATTACTAAATCTGAGCATATAGCTGTCTGTAACTTTcaattttttcttctccatgtaAAAGGGCAGAACCATCTCAGAGAGCACAGGTGAAAATGCTGACTCTCCAGTGATGAATTCTGAATGCAAATGATGTTATTTTTATACTAGTAAAAATAACATCATTTTTATAGGAATGAAACCTATGTATTTCtctctcaaacaaacaaaaacccaaattGATCCAGCAAGCCCAATACCCTTTCCATCTCCTTTGAGAT
It contains:
- the APBA1 gene encoding amyloid-beta A4 precursor protein-binding family A member 1 isoform X3, whose amino-acid sequence is MNHLVGPPVGEVSEEPANGAVNESVEADLEHSEVEEEQRYVTRYPRHTNSSQGGLSGQEEEGMLARSASTESGFHNHTDTAEGDVIATVEDSYDTERVQENEDESAYAVQYRPESEEYTENAEAEHGEAIHNQTLPNHLHFHSIEHEEAMNAAYSGYVYTHRLFHRGEDEQYAEPYADYGLQEHVYEEIGDTPDLDAREGIQQYEREREEADNYRKEALGARLHHYDERSDGESDSPEKEAEFAPYPRMDSYEQEEDIDQIVAEVKQSMSSQSLDKAAEDMPEAEQSLKHGHALAGDGHESNGHLPAGSRVTSSSGESVQRYSKEKRDAISLAIKDIKEAIEEVKTRTIRSPYTPDEPKEPIWVMRQDISPTRDSDDQRPLDGDSPSPDSSSPRGAESSRQHQQEASTNKESRKSLASFPTYVEVPGPCDPEDLIDGIIFAANYLGSTQLLSDKTPSKNVRMMQAQEAVSRIKMAQKLAKSRKKAPEGESQPMTEVDLFISTQRIKVLNADTQETMMDHPLRTISYIADIGNIVVLMARRRMPRSNSQDNVEASHPSQDGKRQYKMICHVFESEDGLKNQARVKLNIVRCPPVTTVLIRRPDLRYQLGFSVQNGIICSLMRGGIAERGGVRVGHRIIEINGQSVVATPHEKIVHILSNAVGEIHMKTMPAAMYRLLTAQEQPVYI